One Elephas maximus indicus isolate mEleMax1 chromosome 16, mEleMax1 primary haplotype, whole genome shotgun sequence DNA window includes the following coding sequences:
- the ZSWIM8 gene encoding zinc finger SWIM domain-containing protein 8 isoform X4 encodes MELMFAEWEDGERFSFEDSDRFEEDSLCSFISEAESLCQNWRGWRKQSAGPNSPTGGGGGGGSGGTRMRDGLVIPLVELSAKQVAFHIPFEVVEKVYPPVPEQLQLRIAFWSFPENEEDIRLYSCLANGSADEFQRGDQLFRMRAVKDPLQIGFHLSATVVPPQMVPPKGAYNVAVMFDRCRVTSCSCTCGAGAKWCTHVVALCLFRIHNASAVCLRAPVSESLSRLQRDQLQKFAQYLISELPQQILPTAQRLLDELLSSQSTAINTVCGAPDPTAGPSASDQSTWYLDESTLTDNIKKTLHKFCGPSPVVFSDVNSMYLSSTEPPAAAEWACLLRPLRGREPEGVWNLLSIVREMFKRRDSNAAPLLEILTDQCLTYEQITGWWYSVRTSASHSSASGHTGRSNGQSEVAAHACASMCDEMVTLWRLAVLDPALSPQRRRDLCAQLRQWQLKVIENVKRGQHKKTLERLFPGFRPAVEACYFNWEEAYPLPGVTYSGTDRKLALCWARALPPRPGVSRSGGLEEARDRPRPLPAEPAVRPKEPGAKRKGLGEGVPSVQRGPRRLSAEGGDKALHKMGPGGGKAKALGGAGSGGKGSAGGSGSKRRLSSEDSSLELDLAEMSLDDSSLALGAEASTFGGFPESPPPCPLPVGPRGPSTFLPDPSDTYEDDGGVYFSEGPEPSIASAGPSSLLPREVCTRDDLPSTDESGNGLSKTKEAAPTVGEEDDDYQAYYMNAQDGAGGEEEKAEGGAGEEHDLFAGLKPLEQESRMEVLFACAEALHAHGYSSEASRLTVELAQDLLANPPDLKVEPPPAKGKKNKVSTSRQTWVATNTLTKAAFLLTVLSERPEHHNLAFRVGMFALELQRPPASTKALEVKLAYQESEVAALLKKIPLGPSEMSTMRCRAEELREGTLCDYRPVLPLMLASFIFDVLCAPVVSPTGSRPPSRNWNNEMPGDEELGFEAAVAALGMKTTVSEAEHPLLCEGTRREKGDLALALMITYKDDQAKLKKILDKLLDRESQTHKPQTLSSFYSSSRPTTASQRSPSKHGGPSAPGTLQPLTSGSTGPAQPGSVAGAGPGPTEGFTEKNVPESSPHSPCEGLPSEAALAPRPEGKVPSRLALGSRGGYNGRGWGSPGRPKKKHTGMASIDSSAPETTSDSSPTLSRRPLRGGWAPTSWGRGQDSDSISSSSSDSLGSSSSSGSRRASASGGARAKTVEVGRYKGRRPESHAPHVPNQPSEAAAHFYFELAKTVLIKAGGNSSTSIFTHPSSSGGHQGPHRNLHLCAFEIGLYALGLHNFVSPNWLSRTYSSHVSWITGQAMEIGSAALTILVECWDGHLTPPEVASLADRASRARDSNMVRAAAELALSCLPHAHALNPNEIQRALVQCKEQDNLMLEKACMAVEEAAKGGGVYPEVLFEVAHQWFWLYEQTAGGSSTAREGAANCSASGIRAAGEAGRGLPEGRGGPGTEPVTVAAAAVTAAATVVPVISVGSSLYPGPGLGHGHSPGLHPYTALQPHLPCSPQYLTHPAHPAHPMPHMPRPAVFPVPSSAYPQGVHPAFLGAQYPYSVTPPSLTATAVSFPVPSMAPITVHPYHTEPGLPLPTSVALSSVHPASTFPAIQGASLPALTTQPSPLVSGGFPPPEEETHSQPVNPHSLHHLHAAYRVGMLALEMLGRRAHNDHPNNFSRSPPYTDDVKWLLGLAAKLGVNYVHQFCVGAAKGVLSPFVLQEIVMETLQRLSPAHAHNHLRAPAFHQLVQRCQQAYMQYIHHRLIHLTPADYDDFVNAIRSARSAFCLTPMGMMQFNDILQNLKRSKQTKELWQRVSLEMTTFSP; translated from the exons ATGGAGCTGATGTTCGCGGAGTGGGAGGACGGCGAGCGCTTCTCATTCGAGGATTCGGATCGCTTTGAGGAGGATTCACTCTGTTCCTTCATCTCCGAGGCGGAGAGCCTCTGCCAGAACTGGCGGGGATGGCGCAAACAGTCAGCGGGGCCCAATTCCCCCACTGGCGGCGGTGGCGGAGGTGGCAGTGGCGGTACCAGGATGCGAG ATGGACTGGTGATCCCACTTGTGGAGCTGTCAGCAAAACAGGTGGCATTTCACATCCCATTTGAAGTGGTAGAGAAAGTTTACCCCCCGGTGCCTGAGCAGCTACAGCTCCGAATTGCTTTTTGGAGCTTCCCTGAGAATGAAGAGGACATTCG TCTGTATTCTTGCTTGGCCAATGGCAGTGCAGATGAGTTCCAGCGAGGGGATCAGCTCTTCCGCATGAGGGCTGTGAAGGACCCACTGCAGATAG GGTTCCACCTGAGTGCTACAGTGGTGCCTCCTCAGATGGTCCCCCCCAAGGGGGCCTACAATGTAGCTGTGATGTTCGACCGCTGCCGGGTCACTTCCTGCAGCTGCACCTGTGGGGCTGGGGCCAAATGGTGCACCCACGTCGTGGCACTTTGCCTCTTCCGCATCCACAAC GCTTCTGCAGTCTGTCTGCGTGCCCCTGTCTCGGAGTCCCTGTCACGGCTACAGAGGGACCAGCTGCAGAAGTTTGCTCAGTACCTCATCAGTGAGCTCCCTCAGCAG ATCCTTCCCACAGCGCAGCGTCTCCTGGATGAACTCCTCTCCTCCCAGTCAACAGCCATCAACACAGTGTGTGGAGCACCAG ACCCCACAGCAGGGCCCTCAGCCTCGGACCAGAGTACTTGGTATTTAGATGAGTCGACACTCACTGACAACATCAAGAAGACACTGCACAAGTTCTGTGGTCCCTCCCCTGTGGTCTTCAG TGATGTGAACTCCATGTATCTGTCTTCCACGGAGCCTCCAGCTGCTGCTGAATGGGCATGCCTGCTGCGCCCTCTGAGGGGCCGGGAGCCAGAGGGCGTCTGGAACCTGCTTAGCATCGTGCGGGAGATGTTCAAGCGGAGGGATAGCAATGCTGCCCCCTTGTTGGAAATCCTCACTGACCAATGCCTCACCTACGAACAG ATAACAGGTTGGTGGTACAGCGTGCGCACCTCAGCTTCACACAGCAGTGCCAGTGGGCACACAGGCCGTAGCAACGGGCAGTCAGAGGTGGCGGCCCATGCATGTGCCAGCATGTGTGATGAGATGGTCACACTGTGGAGGCTGGCTGTGCTGGACCCTGCACTCAGCCCCCAGCG CCGCCGGGATCTGTGTGCGCAGCTGCGCCAATGGCAATTAAAAGTGATTGAGAATGTGAAGCGGGGGCAGCACAAGAAGACACTGGAGCGGCTCTTCCCTGGCTTCCGGCCGGCAGTAGAGGCCTGCTACTTTAACTGGGAAGAGGCCTACCCACTTCCTGGTGTCACCTACAGTGGTACCGACCGGAAGCTGGCACTGTGCTGGGCCCGGGCCTTGCCCCCACGGCCAGGTGTCTCCCGCTCCGGGGGCCTGGAGGAAGCCCGGGACCGGCCCCGACCTCTTCCTGCTGAGCCAGCTGTGCGGCCCAAGGAGCCTGGGGCCAAGCGGAAGGGATTGGGTGAGGGGGTCCCCTCAGTGCAGCGAGGTCCCCGCCGCCTCTCAGCTGAGGGGGGAGACAAGGCCCTGCATAAGATGGGTCCTGGTGGGGGCAAAGCCAAGGCACTGGGTGGGGCTGGCAGTGGGGGCAAGGGCTCAGCAGGCGGCAGCGGGAGCAAGCGACGGCTGAGCAGTGAAGACAGCTCCTTGGAGCTGGATCTGGCAGAGATGAGCCTGGATGACAGCAGCCTGGCCTTGGGTGCCGAGGCCAGCACCTTTGGTGGATTCCCTGAGAGCCCTCCACCTTGTCCTCTCCCTGTTGGCCCCCGAGGTCCTTCCACCTTCCTTCCTGACCCTTCAGATACCTATGAAGATGATGGTGGTGTGTACTTCTCAGAAGGGCCTGAGCCTTCCATAGCTTCTGCTGGCCCCTCTAGCCTACTCCCCAGGGAGGTCTGTACCAGGGACGACCTCCCTTCCACAGATGAGAGTGGCAACGGTCTCTCAAAGACCAAAGAGGCAGCCCCTACAGTTGGAGAGGAGGATGATGACTACCAGGCATATTATATGAATGCCCAGGACGGGGCTGGGGGCGAGGAGGAGAAGGCCGAGGGCGGGGCTGGGGAAGAGCATGACCTGTTTGCCGGGCTGAAGCCACTGGAACAGGAGAGCCGCATGGAG GTGTTATTTGCCTGTGCTGAGGCCCTGCATGCGCATGGCTATAGCAGTGAGGCCTCCCGTCTCACTGTGGAGCTTGCCCAGGACCTGCTAGCCAACCCACCCGACCTCAAGGTAGAGCCGCCCCCTGCCAAG GGCAAGAAAAACAAGGTATCCACCAGCCGTCAGACCTGGGTGgctactaacaccctaaccaagGCAGCCTTCCTGTTGACAGTGCTAAGCGAGCGCCCAGAGCACCACAACCTGGCCTTCCGAGTTGGCATGTTTGCCTTGGAGCTGCAGCGGCCCCCAGCTTCTACCAAGGCCTTGGAG GTGAAGCTGGCTTACCAGGAATCTGAGGTGGCTGCCCTGCTCAAGAAGATCCCCCTGGGGCCAAGTGAAATGAGCACCATGCGGTGCCGGGCAGAGGAGCTCCGGGAGGGGACACTCTGTGACTATCGGCCTGTGTTGCCCCTCATGTTGGCCAGTTTCATCTTTGATGTTCTCTGTGCTCCAG TGGTTTCTCCCACGGGTTCCCGACCCCCAAGTCGCAACTGGAACAATGAGATGCCTGGTGATGAGGAACTGGGATTTGAAGCAGCAGTTGCTGCCTTGG GCATGAAGACAACGGTGAGTGAGGCAGAGCATCCCCTCCTGTGTGAGGGCACACGTCGGGAGAAGGGTGACCTGGCATTGGCACTAATGATCACTTATAAGGATGACCAGGCCAAGCTCAAGAAG ATCTTAGATAAACTCTTGGACCGAGAGAGCCAGACCCATAAGCCGCAGACGCTGAGTTCATTCTACTCATCTAGCCGCCCAACCACAGCCAGCCAGAGGTCTCCTTCAAAGCACGGGGGCCCATCTGCCCCAGGGACTCTGCAGCCACTAACCTCAGGCTCTACAGGGCCTGCTCAGCCAGGGAGTGTGGCAGGGGCTGGGCCAGGCCCCACTGAGGGCTTCACAGAGAAGAATGTGCCTG agaGTTCCCCACATTCTCCCTGTGAGGGTCTCCCATCTGAGGCAGCTTTGGCCCCAAGGCCAGAGGGGAAGGTTCCAAGCCGCCTGGCGCTTGGCAGTCGCGGAGGCTACAATGGACGGGGCTGGGGCTCCCCAGGGCGGCCTAAGAAGAAGCACACAG GCATGGCCAGCATTGACAGCAGTGCCCCTGAAACAACATCGGATAGCTCTCCTACCCTAAGCCGGAGGCCACTTCGAGGGGGCTGGGCCCCCACGTCCTGGGGTCGAGGACAGGACAGTGACAGCATTAGCAGCTCTTCCTCGGACTCTCTGGGCTCCTCGTCCTCCAGTGGAAGTCGCCGGGCCAGTGCCAGTGGAGGGGCCCGGGCCAAGACGGTTGAAGTTGGCAG GTACAAGGGCCGCCGCCCCGAGAGTCATGCCCCTCATGTACCCAATCAGCCATCAGAGGCAGCTGCACACTTCTACTTCGAACTGGCGAAGACGgtgctgatcaaggcagggggcaACAGCAGCACTTCCATTTTCACACATCCATCTTCCTCAGGGGGCCACCAGGGTCCTCACCGCAACCTGCACCTTTGCGCCTTCGAGATTGGGCTTTATGCCCTTGGCCTGCACAACTTTGTTTCTCCCAACTGGCTCTCACGTACCTATTCTTCCCACGTTTCCTGGATTACAG GCCAGGCAATGGAGATTGGCAGCGCAGCCCTGACTATCCTGGTAGAATGCTGGGATGGACACCTGACGCCCCCTGAGGTTGCATCCCTGGCCGACAGGGCATCACGAGCACGAGACTCCAATATGGTGAGGGCAGCAGCGGAGCTGGCCCTCAGCTGCCTGCCTCATGCCCATGCATTGAACCCCAACGAGATCCAGCGGGCCCTAGTGCAGTGCAAGGAGCAG GATAACCTGATGTTGGAGAAGGCCTGCATGGCAGTGGAAGAGGCGGCTAAGGGCGGGGGCGTGTACCCCgaagtgttgtttgaggttgctCACCAGTGGTTCTGGCTATATGAGCAAACAGCAGGTGGCTCATCCACAGCCCGAGAAGGGGCTGCAAACTGTAGTGCCAGTGGGATCAGGGCAGCTGGGGAGGCTGGGCGGGGGCTGCCTGAGGGCAGGGGGGGCCCAGGGACTGAGCCGGTTACAGTGGCGGCAGCAGCAGTGACAGCAGCAGCCACAGTGGTGCCAGTCATCTCGGTGGGGTCCAGTTTATATCCAGGTCCGGGACTGGGGCACGGCCACTCCCCTGGCCTGCACCCCTACACCGCTCTGCAGCCCCACCTGCCCTGCAGCCCTCAGTACCTCACCCACCCAGCTCACCCGGCCCACCCCATGCCTCATATGCCCCGGCCTGCCGTCTTCCCTGTGCCCAGCTCTGCATACCCACAG GGTGTGCATCCTGCATTCCTGGGGGCTCAGTACCCTTACTCAGTGACTCCCCCCTCACTTACTGCCACTGCTGTGTCTTTCCCCGTCCCTTCCATGGCACCCATCACAGTACATCCCTACCACACAGAGCCAGGGCTCCCACTGCCCACCAGTGTGGCCT TGAGCAGTGTCCATCCAGCTTCCACGTTTCCGGCCATCCAGGGTGCCTCGCTGCCTGCCCTGACCACACAGCCCAGCCCTCTGGTGAGTGGGGGTTTTCCACCACCCGAGGAGGAGACGCACAGCCAACCTGTCAACCCACACAGCTTACATCACCTGCACGCTGCCTACCGTGTTG GAATGCTGGCACTGGAAATGCTGGGCCGCCGGGCACACAACGATCACCCCAACAACTTCTCCCGCTCCCCCCCCTACACTGATGATGTCAAATGGTTGCTGGGGCTGGCAGCAAAGCTGG gAGTGAACTACGTGCACCAGTTCTGTGTGGGGGCAGCCAAGGGGGTGCTGAGCCCGTTTGTGCTGCAGGAGATCGTCATGGAGACGCTGCAGCGGCTGAGCCCCGCTCATGCCCACAACCACCTGCGTGCCCCGGCCTTCCACCAACTGGTGCAGCGTTGCCAGCAGGCATACATGCAG TACATCCACCACCGCCTGATTCACCTGACCCCTGCCGACTACGACGACTTTGTGAACGCGATCCGCAGTGCCCGCAGCGCCTTCTGCCTGACACCCATGGGCATGATGCAGTTCAACGACATCCTGCAGAACCTCAAGCGCAGCAAACAGACCAAGGAGCTGTGGCAGCGGGTCTCGCTCGAGATGACcaccttctccccctga
- the ZSWIM8 gene encoding zinc finger SWIM domain-containing protein 8 isoform X3: MELMFAEWEDGERFSFEDSDRFEEDSLCSFISEAESLCQNWRGWRKQSAGPNSPTGGGGGGGSGGTRMRDGLVIPLVELSAKQVAFHIPFEVVEKVYPPVPEQLQLRIAFWSFPENEEDIRLYSCLANGSADEFQRGDQLFRMRAVKDPLQIGFHLSATVVPPQMVPPKGAYNVAVMFDRCRVTSCSCTCGAGAKWCTHVVALCLFRIHNASAVCLRAPVSESLSRLQRDQLQKFAQYLISELPQQILPTAQRLLDELLSSQSTAINTVCGAPDPTAGPSASDQSTWYLDESTLTDNIKKTLHKFCGPSPVVFSDVNSMYLSSTEPPAAAEWACLLRPLRGREPEGVWNLLSIVREMFKRRDSNAAPLLEILTDQCLTYEQITGWWYSVRTSASHSSASGHTGRSNGQSEVAAHACASMCDEMVTLWRLAVLDPALSPQRRRDLCAQLRQWQLKVIENVKRGQHKKTLERLFPGFRPAVEACYFNWEEAYPLPGVTYSGTDRKLALCWARALPPRPGVSRSGGLEEARDRPRPLPAEPAVRPKEPGAKRKGLGEGVPSVQRGPRRLSAEGGDKALHKMGPGGGKAKALGGAGSGGKGSAGGSGSKRRLSSEDSSLELDLAEMSLDDSSLALGAEASTFGGFPESPPPCPLPVGPRGPSTFLPDPSDTYEDDGGVYFSEGPEPSIASAGPSSLLPREVCTRDDLPSTDESGNGLSKTKEAAPTVGEEDDDYQAYYMNAQDGAGGEEEKAEGGAGEEHDLFAGLKPLEQESRMEVLFACAEALHAHGYSSEASRLTVELAQDLLANPPDLKVEPPPAKGKKNKVSTSRQTWVATNTLTKAAFLLTVLSERPEHHNLAFRVGMFALELQRPPASTKALEVKLAYQESEVAALLKKIPLGPSEMSTMRCRAEELREGTLCDYRPVLPLMLASFIFDVLCAPVVSPTGSRPPSRNWNNEMPGDEELGFEAAVAALGMKTTVSEAEHPLLCEGTRREKGDLALALMITYKDDQAKLKKILDKLLDRESQTHKPQTLSSFYSSSRPTTASQRSPSKHGGPSAPGTLQPLTSGSTGPAQPGSVAGAGPGPTEGFTEKNVPESSPHSPCEGLPSEAALAPRPEGKVPSRLALGSRGGYNGRGWGSPGRPKKKHTGMASIDSSAPETTSDSSPTLSRRPLRGGWAPTSWGRGQDSDSISSSSSDSLGSSSSSGSRRASASGGARAKTVEVGRYKGRRPESHAPHVPNQPSEAAAHFYFELAKTVLIKAGGNSSTSIFTHPSSSGGHQGPHRNLHLCAFEIGLYALGLHNFVSPNWLSRTYSSHVSWITGQAMEIGSAALTILVECWDGHLTPPEVASLADRASRARDSNMVRAAAELALSCLPHAHALNPNEIQRALVQCKEQDNLMLEKACMAVEEAAKGGGVYPEVLFEVAHQWFWLYEQTAGGSSTAREGAANCSASGIRAAGEAGRGLPEGRGGPGTEPVTVAAAAVTAAATVVPVISVGSSLYPGPGLGHGHSPGLHPYTALQPHLPCSPQYLTHPAHPAHPMPHMPRPAVFPVPSSAYPQGVHPAFLGAQYPYSVTPPSLTATAVSFPVPSMAPITVHPYHTEPGLPLPTSVACELWGQGTVSSVHPASTFPAIQGASLPALTTQPSPLVSGGFPPPEEETHSQPVNPHSLHHLHAAYRVGMLALEMLGRRAHNDHPNNFSRSPPYTDDVKWLLGLAAKLGVNYVHQFCVGAAKGVLSPFVLQEIVMETLQRLSPAHAHNHLRAPAFHQLVQRCQQAYMQYIHHRLIHLTPADYDDFVNAIRSARSAFCLTPMGMMQFNDILQNLKRSKQTKELWQRVSLEMTTFSP, from the exons ATGGAGCTGATGTTCGCGGAGTGGGAGGACGGCGAGCGCTTCTCATTCGAGGATTCGGATCGCTTTGAGGAGGATTCACTCTGTTCCTTCATCTCCGAGGCGGAGAGCCTCTGCCAGAACTGGCGGGGATGGCGCAAACAGTCAGCGGGGCCCAATTCCCCCACTGGCGGCGGTGGCGGAGGTGGCAGTGGCGGTACCAGGATGCGAG ATGGACTGGTGATCCCACTTGTGGAGCTGTCAGCAAAACAGGTGGCATTTCACATCCCATTTGAAGTGGTAGAGAAAGTTTACCCCCCGGTGCCTGAGCAGCTACAGCTCCGAATTGCTTTTTGGAGCTTCCCTGAGAATGAAGAGGACATTCG TCTGTATTCTTGCTTGGCCAATGGCAGTGCAGATGAGTTCCAGCGAGGGGATCAGCTCTTCCGCATGAGGGCTGTGAAGGACCCACTGCAGATAG GGTTCCACCTGAGTGCTACAGTGGTGCCTCCTCAGATGGTCCCCCCCAAGGGGGCCTACAATGTAGCTGTGATGTTCGACCGCTGCCGGGTCACTTCCTGCAGCTGCACCTGTGGGGCTGGGGCCAAATGGTGCACCCACGTCGTGGCACTTTGCCTCTTCCGCATCCACAAC GCTTCTGCAGTCTGTCTGCGTGCCCCTGTCTCGGAGTCCCTGTCACGGCTACAGAGGGACCAGCTGCAGAAGTTTGCTCAGTACCTCATCAGTGAGCTCCCTCAGCAG ATCCTTCCCACAGCGCAGCGTCTCCTGGATGAACTCCTCTCCTCCCAGTCAACAGCCATCAACACAGTGTGTGGAGCACCAG ACCCCACAGCAGGGCCCTCAGCCTCGGACCAGAGTACTTGGTATTTAGATGAGTCGACACTCACTGACAACATCAAGAAGACACTGCACAAGTTCTGTGGTCCCTCCCCTGTGGTCTTCAG TGATGTGAACTCCATGTATCTGTCTTCCACGGAGCCTCCAGCTGCTGCTGAATGGGCATGCCTGCTGCGCCCTCTGAGGGGCCGGGAGCCAGAGGGCGTCTGGAACCTGCTTAGCATCGTGCGGGAGATGTTCAAGCGGAGGGATAGCAATGCTGCCCCCTTGTTGGAAATCCTCACTGACCAATGCCTCACCTACGAACAG ATAACAGGTTGGTGGTACAGCGTGCGCACCTCAGCTTCACACAGCAGTGCCAGTGGGCACACAGGCCGTAGCAACGGGCAGTCAGAGGTGGCGGCCCATGCATGTGCCAGCATGTGTGATGAGATGGTCACACTGTGGAGGCTGGCTGTGCTGGACCCTGCACTCAGCCCCCAGCG CCGCCGGGATCTGTGTGCGCAGCTGCGCCAATGGCAATTAAAAGTGATTGAGAATGTGAAGCGGGGGCAGCACAAGAAGACACTGGAGCGGCTCTTCCCTGGCTTCCGGCCGGCAGTAGAGGCCTGCTACTTTAACTGGGAAGAGGCCTACCCACTTCCTGGTGTCACCTACAGTGGTACCGACCGGAAGCTGGCACTGTGCTGGGCCCGGGCCTTGCCCCCACGGCCAGGTGTCTCCCGCTCCGGGGGCCTGGAGGAAGCCCGGGACCGGCCCCGACCTCTTCCTGCTGAGCCAGCTGTGCGGCCCAAGGAGCCTGGGGCCAAGCGGAAGGGATTGGGTGAGGGGGTCCCCTCAGTGCAGCGAGGTCCCCGCCGCCTCTCAGCTGAGGGGGGAGACAAGGCCCTGCATAAGATGGGTCCTGGTGGGGGCAAAGCCAAGGCACTGGGTGGGGCTGGCAGTGGGGGCAAGGGCTCAGCAGGCGGCAGCGGGAGCAAGCGACGGCTGAGCAGTGAAGACAGCTCCTTGGAGCTGGATCTGGCAGAGATGAGCCTGGATGACAGCAGCCTGGCCTTGGGTGCCGAGGCCAGCACCTTTGGTGGATTCCCTGAGAGCCCTCCACCTTGTCCTCTCCCTGTTGGCCCCCGAGGTCCTTCCACCTTCCTTCCTGACCCTTCAGATACCTATGAAGATGATGGTGGTGTGTACTTCTCAGAAGGGCCTGAGCCTTCCATAGCTTCTGCTGGCCCCTCTAGCCTACTCCCCAGGGAGGTCTGTACCAGGGACGACCTCCCTTCCACAGATGAGAGTGGCAACGGTCTCTCAAAGACCAAAGAGGCAGCCCCTACAGTTGGAGAGGAGGATGATGACTACCAGGCATATTATATGAATGCCCAGGACGGGGCTGGGGGCGAGGAGGAGAAGGCCGAGGGCGGGGCTGGGGAAGAGCATGACCTGTTTGCCGGGCTGAAGCCACTGGAACAGGAGAGCCGCATGGAG GTGTTATTTGCCTGTGCTGAGGCCCTGCATGCGCATGGCTATAGCAGTGAGGCCTCCCGTCTCACTGTGGAGCTTGCCCAGGACCTGCTAGCCAACCCACCCGACCTCAAGGTAGAGCCGCCCCCTGCCAAG GGCAAGAAAAACAAGGTATCCACCAGCCGTCAGACCTGGGTGgctactaacaccctaaccaagGCAGCCTTCCTGTTGACAGTGCTAAGCGAGCGCCCAGAGCACCACAACCTGGCCTTCCGAGTTGGCATGTTTGCCTTGGAGCTGCAGCGGCCCCCAGCTTCTACCAAGGCCTTGGAG GTGAAGCTGGCTTACCAGGAATCTGAGGTGGCTGCCCTGCTCAAGAAGATCCCCCTGGGGCCAAGTGAAATGAGCACCATGCGGTGCCGGGCAGAGGAGCTCCGGGAGGGGACACTCTGTGACTATCGGCCTGTGTTGCCCCTCATGTTGGCCAGTTTCATCTTTGATGTTCTCTGTGCTCCAG TGGTTTCTCCCACGGGTTCCCGACCCCCAAGTCGCAACTGGAACAATGAGATGCCTGGTGATGAGGAACTGGGATTTGAAGCAGCAGTTGCTGCCTTGG GCATGAAGACAACGGTGAGTGAGGCAGAGCATCCCCTCCTGTGTGAGGGCACACGTCGGGAGAAGGGTGACCTGGCATTGGCACTAATGATCACTTATAAGGATGACCAGGCCAAGCTCAAGAAG ATCTTAGATAAACTCTTGGACCGAGAGAGCCAGACCCATAAGCCGCAGACGCTGAGTTCATTCTACTCATCTAGCCGCCCAACCACAGCCAGCCAGAGGTCTCCTTCAAAGCACGGGGGCCCATCTGCCCCAGGGACTCTGCAGCCACTAACCTCAGGCTCTACAGGGCCTGCTCAGCCAGGGAGTGTGGCAGGGGCTGGGCCAGGCCCCACTGAGGGCTTCACAGAGAAGAATGTGCCTG agaGTTCCCCACATTCTCCCTGTGAGGGTCTCCCATCTGAGGCAGCTTTGGCCCCAAGGCCAGAGGGGAAGGTTCCAAGCCGCCTGGCGCTTGGCAGTCGCGGAGGCTACAATGGACGGGGCTGGGGCTCCCCAGGGCGGCCTAAGAAGAAGCACACAG GCATGGCCAGCATTGACAGCAGTGCCCCTGAAACAACATCGGATAGCTCTCCTACCCTAAGCCGGAGGCCACTTCGAGGGGGCTGGGCCCCCACGTCCTGGGGTCGAGGACAGGACAGTGACAGCATTAGCAGCTCTTCCTCGGACTCTCTGGGCTCCTCGTCCTCCAGTGGAAGTCGCCGGGCCAGTGCCAGTGGAGGGGCCCGGGCCAAGACGGTTGAAGTTGGCAG GTACAAGGGCCGCCGCCCCGAGAGTCATGCCCCTCATGTACCCAATCAGCCATCAGAGGCAGCTGCACACTTCTACTTCGAACTGGCGAAGACGgtgctgatcaaggcagggggcaACAGCAGCACTTCCATTTTCACACATCCATCTTCCTCAGGGGGCCACCAGGGTCCTCACCGCAACCTGCACCTTTGCGCCTTCGAGATTGGGCTTTATGCCCTTGGCCTGCACAACTTTGTTTCTCCCAACTGGCTCTCACGTACCTATTCTTCCCACGTTTCCTGGATTACAG GCCAGGCAATGGAGATTGGCAGCGCAGCCCTGACTATCCTGGTAGAATGCTGGGATGGACACCTGACGCCCCCTGAGGTTGCATCCCTGGCCGACAGGGCATCACGAGCACGAGACTCCAATATGGTGAGGGCAGCAGCGGAGCTGGCCCTCAGCTGCCTGCCTCATGCCCATGCATTGAACCCCAACGAGATCCAGCGGGCCCTAGTGCAGTGCAAGGAGCAG GATAACCTGATGTTGGAGAAGGCCTGCATGGCAGTGGAAGAGGCGGCTAAGGGCGGGGGCGTGTACCCCgaagtgttgtttgaggttgctCACCAGTGGTTCTGGCTATATGAGCAAACAGCAGGTGGCTCATCCACAGCCCGAGAAGGGGCTGCAAACTGTAGTGCCAGTGGGATCAGGGCAGCTGGGGAGGCTGGGCGGGGGCTGCCTGAGGGCAGGGGGGGCCCAGGGACTGAGCCGGTTACAGTGGCGGCAGCAGCAGTGACAGCAGCAGCCACAGTGGTGCCAGTCATCTCGGTGGGGTCCAGTTTATATCCAGGTCCGGGACTGGGGCACGGCCACTCCCCTGGCCTGCACCCCTACACCGCTCTGCAGCCCCACCTGCCCTGCAGCCCTCAGTACCTCACCCACCCAGCTCACCCGGCCCACCCCATGCCTCATATGCCCCGGCCTGCCGTCTTCCCTGTGCCCAGCTCTGCATACCCACAG GGTGTGCATCCTGCATTCCTGGGGGCTCAGTACCCTTACTCAGTGACTCCCCCCTCACTTACTGCCACTGCTGTGTCTTTCCCCGTCCCTTCCATGGCACCCATCACAGTACATCCCTACCACACAGAGCCAGGGCTCCCACTGCCCACCAGTGTGGCCTGTGAGTTGTGGGGACAGGGAACAG TGAGCAGTGTCCATCCAGCTTCCACGTTTCCGGCCATCCAGGGTGCCTCGCTGCCTGCCCTGACCACACAGCCCAGCCCTCTGGTGAGTGGGGGTTTTCCACCACCCGAGGAGGAGACGCACAGCCAACCTGTCAACCCACACAGCTTACATCACCTGCACGCTGCCTACCGTGTTG GAATGCTGGCACTGGAAATGCTGGGCCGCCGGGCACACAACGATCACCCCAACAACTTCTCCCGCTCCCCCCCCTACACTGATGATGTCAAATGGTTGCTGGGGCTGGCAGCAAAGCTGG gAGTGAACTACGTGCACCAGTTCTGTGTGGGGGCAGCCAAGGGGGTGCTGAGCCCGTTTGTGCTGCAGGAGATCGTCATGGAGACGCTGCAGCGGCTGAGCCCCGCTCATGCCCACAACCACCTGCGTGCCCCGGCCTTCCACCAACTGGTGCAGCGTTGCCAGCAGGCATACATGCAG TACATCCACCACCGCCTGATTCACCTGACCCCTGCCGACTACGACGACTTTGTGAACGCGATCCGCAGTGCCCGCAGCGCCTTCTGCCTGACACCCATGGGCATGATGCAGTTCAACGACATCCTGCAGAACCTCAAGCGCAGCAAACAGACCAAGGAGCTGTGGCAGCGGGTCTCGCTCGAGATGACcaccttctccccctga